In the Methanothermobacter marburgensis str. Marburg genome, TGGACTCTGGCATGACCCCCTCCGTGAGGACCTTGATATGGCAATAAACCACATGCAGAGGCGTGTAACCGGAATGGTGAGGGTCAAGCTACACCGGGGCAGTATGCGGGTCATAGGCAGAAAGTCACCCTACAGCCTCTACAGTGAGGAGATAGTATCCTTTGAGGACAAGACCCTTGACCAGAGGGAGATGGCAGGAATGGTCAAGAACTACGCCCTCCAGGCAGGGATATACAACAGGGTATGCAGGAAGGAGAACTGATGGAAGGGTTCTCATTCCTTGTTCTCATTGTGGTTGCCACATTCATAATTGCGGGGGGTCTTGCGTCCCTCAGAATACTTTTTGGTGTTGGAAGGAAGATACTGGCACTTGCAGGAAACATAGTGCTTGGTATTTTTCTTCTTTTTGGTGTTAATATACTGCCATTCGTAAACATCCCCATCAACCCTCTTACAGTCCTTGTGGCTGGTTTTGGTGGGGTGACGGGAGTCGGGATACTTCTCATTGGAAACATCCTTGGGCTGGTCTGAGGATACCCCTTTGATATTATTTTTGACGGCGCAGTGTAAAGGAGGCCCCTGTCAGCCTCCCCTTGCTATTAATTCAACTCTTACTTTTTGATGGCTCAGAAACCATAGGTCCGCATATCCATTGCCCCTGGAATAAAATCATGGATATCTGATGCTAAAAATCCTGTTCCATATTTCTCCATTGCCAGTTCCCCTGCCTTACCATTTATGAATGCTGCAAGTGAGGCGGAATCAAATGATGAAAGCCCCATTGCACATAGACCCGCAGTTAAACCAGCAAGGCAATCCCCTGTACCACCAACAGTCATCCCCTGGCAGCCCGTCCTGTTGAGGCGGAATCTGTCACCCTGGAATATCATGTCCACATGGCCCTTCAGAAGAACCGTTCCCCTTATCCTTGAGGAAACAGAGCTGAAGGCAGCCACCCGTTCACTGAAATCGGCGTATATCTCGGATCTGAGTTTAAAGAACTCCCTGAATTCACCCATATGTGGAGTTACAGTTAGATCCCTGTAGTCAGTGACATGGGAGTAATCAATCAGCCTGAGTGCATCGGCATCGAGTACCAGGGGTTTCCCCATTTCCTGGAGTGCTCCAATAAGTTCTCTGAAAGTTTCTGATGTTGATTGGTGCCTACCAGCCCCACAGCCCACAAGAACAGAATCGGCATTTTCTGCAAGTTCCAGGAGCTCCCCCAGGGACCCTGGCCCTATATATTTACCCTCAAGTTTCCTGACTATTAGATCAGGTGCGATGGATTTGATGGCGCTGGCTGCGCTGCCCGGTGCTGCAACGGTTACAACGTCTGCACCTGCCCTCAGTGCGGAGATGGCTGCGAGTGCAGGGGCCCCTGAGTAGTGATGGCTTCCACCGATAACCAGAACCCTCCCGTTTTCCCCCTTATGACTCTCAGGGCTCCTGGAGGGTATTCTTAGAAGATCCCCTGGACCCACAAATACCTCGGCTGCCCTTGGTATCCCTATGTCCCTCACCACGATTTCGCCTGTGATGGCAGGGTCCGCCTTTTCAAGTCCATCCTTCATCCTGTGAAAAGTCACCGTAAGGTCTGCAGATACAGCAACATCATCCACGGTACCAGTCTCTGGGCTGAGTCCGCTTGGTATATCCACAGAAACCTTAAATGCGTCTGAAAGGTTTATGAGTTCAATGGCTGACCTTGATGGTTCCCTTATAACCCCCCTGACACCCGTGCCAAGTACTGCATCAACAACCACATCTGCATCCACAGGAAAAAGCTCAGATGAATCACTGACTGCCCTTACACCGAGTATGCCTGGCTCCGGCTGCATGGCCATGAGAACATCCCAGTTACGCCGTGCCTCCGCTGACCCTATCCTTTCGGGGTGCGTGAGTAGGAGAACCTCAACCTCGAATCCCATGTTAAGGAGATGCCGTGCGGCAACAAACCCATCACCACCATTTCCCCCCGATCCGCAAAATAATATGACCCTTCCTCCATCCGCATAATTCCCTATCTCCTCTGCAACTGCCCTTCCAGCAGTCTCCATAAGGGAAAGTCTTGGAATACCAAGGTACTCGGCATTAATATCAGCTGCTGCCACATCAATCGGCTTCATGACTGTTTCACCATCCTTAGAATTTCAGGGTTAATTCCAGAGCCCCCACTCCAGATACTCTGAATTTATATTATTGACTGACAGATATTTAACATATCAAGAGGCGAGGTTTCCCATGCCACCCAAAAGGAATCTGGTGGAGAATATCCCATACGTTCCCCTATCAGTCATATACTATGCCCTCGCGGCTCTGGCGGCTCTCATAATTTATGGTATACTTGGCTCAATGTACATAATGGGTCTTGACCTCTACAATGCCATCTACTTCACAGTGATCACCATCGCCACTGTGGGTTACGGGGACATAACACCAGTCACGGTATCCCAGAAGATATTCTCTGTTACCCTTGCCCTTGGTGGTGTGGGACTCATAGCCTATGTTCTAAGCTTAACCGTTTCGGTGATCACGATGACACTGCAGGAGACCATATCAGGTGCCCGGATACGGAGGTTAATGCAGTCAATGAACAACCACTTCATTCTCTGTGGTTTTGGCCGTGTTGGATCCGCCGTTTTTAAGGAACTCCAGAAAAGGAATCAGAAGACCATAATAATTGAGAAGGACCGGGAAATAGTGGAGAAGGAACTCTGGGAGGATCCCAACGTACTTGCAATACCTGAAAGCGCCACAGATGAGGATACACTCAGGGCTGCCGGCATAAAGAGGGCCCGTGGGGTTATAATAACAACCGGGGATGATGTTGACAACCTCTTCATAACCCTCACCTGCAGGGAGCTGAATCCAGACATATGGATCGTGACAAGGTCCAGTAAGAGGGAAAACATAAAGAGGCTCTACCGTGCAGGGGCCAACCGTGTGATCTCCCCTGAGATCAGCGGGGGTGAGGACATCTACTTTGCAGCCATGGAGCCCACCATGGTGAAGATAACAGTTAAGCATGATGTTGAGGATATTGGAAAGGAGGCAGAGATAATACTCAAGTATGGCTGCACACTGGAGGATATAGAGTACCACCTCCCTGAGTTCAAGGAGCCCTTGGTGAGGAAGATCGGAGTATCCAAGAAAAAGGAACTTGAACGGTTTTTAAATGCCCTTGAGGGAGACCCCTCCAGAAAGAGCTCCCTTACAAGGATCTATGAGTCTGTGAGCGGAATACACTCCCACTGGATATCCGGGCCAGACCGGGAGAGTATAGATAAGGTCATAGATGAACTCAGAGAGGAGGGTATCCTTCTCGGCGTTAACCTAGATGACAATGAGATAAAGGAAGTTGCAAGGAAGCATGGGCGGCTTGTTGAGATAATAATTAAACCTGAGATGAGCATTGTTGAAAACCACGGCGTGGATGATATAAGAAGGGAAGCAGAGATCATAATAAAGAATGGCTGTACAATCGAGGACATAGAGTACTACCTTCCAGGTTTCTCAGAGCCCCTCAGAAGAAATGTGGGTGTTGACTCAATTGAGGACGTCGACCGTTTCATAAAGACCCTCAGGAGTGACTCCCGTAAACTGGAATCCCTTGACAGACTCTACACCCTCTCAGGTGGGGGCATACATACACACAGGATATCAGGACCTGACGCAAAAAGCCTTGATAGGGTGGAGGAGGAGCTCAGGAAGGAGGGTTTCCTCATAGGAGTTAATCTGGACCTCGCTGAGATCAAATCCATAATACAGGAATCAGGAAGGGTTGTTGAGATGCTCCTGAAGCATGACCTGGGTAACATGGACGACAAGGAGACAATTATAAGGAGGGGCGGTCGAATCCTTGACTCAAAGCACTACCTTCCAGGGGTGAGGCAGGTGGTCACAAGGAACCTCAACATACGGAACATGGATGACCTCCGGAGGTGCCAGGAGGAACTTGAAAAGCCAGACGCCAGGAGATCCCTGAAGGCCCTGTACAGCATATCAAGGAATATACACTCACACACCGTCGCTGCAAGTGACGTTAAGGTTATAAAGAAGATTGAGAGGGACCTCGAAAAGAGGGGTGTGCTCCTTGGTGTTAACCTCTCTGAAGATGAGATATGGGACATAGTTGAAAGTGAAATGATGGAGAAGTTCTGCATAGAATAAAAAATGCTTCAATTCTTAAAAATAAAAAAATAGAGTATTTAGAAGAGGTCATGGAGT is a window encoding:
- a CDS encoding pro-sigmaK processing inhibitor BofA family protein; the protein is MEGFSFLVLIVVATFIIAGGLASLRILFGVGRKILALAGNIVLGIFLLFGVNILPFVNIPINPLTVLVAGFGGVTGVGILLIGNILGLV
- a CDS encoding bifunctional ADP-dependent NAD(P)H-hydrate dehydratase/NAD(P)H-hydrate epimerase, giving the protein MKPIDVAAADINAEYLGIPRLSLMETAGRAVAEEIGNYADGGRVILFCGSGGNGGDGFVAARHLLNMGFEVEVLLLTHPERIGSAEARRNWDVLMAMQPEPGILGVRAVSDSSELFPVDADVVVDAVLGTGVRGVIREPSRSAIELINLSDAFKVSVDIPSGLSPETGTVDDVAVSADLTVTFHRMKDGLEKADPAITGEIVVRDIGIPRAAEVFVGPGDLLRIPSRSPESHKGENGRVLVIGGSHHYSGAPALAAISALRAGADVVTVAAPGSAASAIKSIAPDLIVRKLEGKYIGPGSLGELLELAENADSVLVGCGAGRHQSTSETFRELIGALQEMGKPLVLDADALRLIDYSHVTDYRDLTVTPHMGEFREFFKLRSEIYADFSERVAAFSSVSSRIRGTVLLKGHVDMIFQGDRFRLNRTGCQGMTVGGTGDCLAGLTAGLCAMGLSSFDSASLAAFINGKAGELAMEKYGTGFLASDIHDFIPGAMDMRTYGF
- a CDS encoding 3H domain-containing protein — encoded protein: MPPKRNLVENIPYVPLSVIYYALAALAALIIYGILGSMYIMGLDLYNAIYFTVITIATVGYGDITPVTVSQKIFSVTLALGGVGLIAYVLSLTVSVITMTLQETISGARIRRLMQSMNNHFILCGFGRVGSAVFKELQKRNQKTIIIEKDREIVEKELWEDPNVLAIPESATDEDTLRAAGIKRARGVIITTGDDVDNLFITLTCRELNPDIWIVTRSSKRENIKRLYRAGANRVISPEISGGEDIYFAAMEPTMVKITVKHDVEDIGKEAEIILKYGCTLEDIEYHLPEFKEPLVRKIGVSKKKELERFLNALEGDPSRKSSLTRIYESVSGIHSHWISGPDRESIDKVIDELREEGILLGVNLDDNEIKEVARKHGRLVEIIIKPEMSIVENHGVDDIRREAEIIIKNGCTIEDIEYYLPGFSEPLRRNVGVDSIEDVDRFIKTLRSDSRKLESLDRLYTLSGGGIHTHRISGPDAKSLDRVEEELRKEGFLIGVNLDLAEIKSIIQESGRVVEMLLKHDLGNMDDKETIIRRGGRILDSKHYLPGVRQVVTRNLNIRNMDDLRRCQEELEKPDARRSLKALYSISRNIHSHTVAASDVKVIKKIERDLEKRGVLLGVNLSEDEIWDIVESEMMEKFCIE